The following proteins are encoded in a genomic region of Dasypus novemcinctus isolate mDasNov1 chromosome 21, mDasNov1.1.hap2, whole genome shotgun sequence:
- the RPS6KB1 gene encoding ribosomal protein S6 kinase beta-1 isoform X4: protein MDHGGVGPYELGMEHCEKFEISETSVNRGPEKIRPECFELLRVLGKGGYGKVFQVRKVTGANTGKIFAMKVLKKAMIVRNAKDTAHTKAERNILEEVKHPFIVDLIYAFQTGGKLYLILEYLSGGELFMQLEREGIFMEDTACFYLAEISMALGHLHQKGIIYRDLKPENIMLNHQGHVKLTDFGLCKESIHDGTVTHTFCGTIEYMAPEILMRSGHNRAVDWWSLGALMYDMLTGAPPFTGENRKKTIDKILKCKLNLPPYLTQEARDLLKKLLKRNAASRLGAGPGDAGEVQAHPFFRHINWEELLARKVEPPFKPLLQSEEDVSQFDSKFTRQTPVDSPDDSTLSESANQVFLGFTYVAPSVLESVKEKFSFEPKIRSPRRFIGSPRTPVSPVKFSPGDFWGRGASASTANPQTPVEYPMETSGIEQMDVTTSGEASAPLPIRQPNSGPYKKQVFPMISKRPEHLRMNL, encoded by the exons ATGGACCATGGGGGAGTTGGACCATATGAACT TGGCATGGAACATTGTGAGAAATTTGAAATCTCAGAAACTAGTGTGAACAGAGGGCCAGAAAAAATCAGACCAGAATGTTTTGAGCTACTTCGGGTACTTGGCAAAGGGGGCTATGGAAAG gTTTTTCAAGTACGGAAAGTAACAGGAGCAAATACTGGGAAAATATTTGCCATGAAGGTCCTTAAAAAG GCAATGATagtaagaaatgctaaagatacAGCTCATACAAAAGCAGAACGGAATATTCTGGAGGAAGTAAAGCATCCCTTCATTGTGGATTTAATTTATGCCTTTCAGACTGGTGGAAAACTCTACCTCATCCTTGAGTATCTCAGCG GAGGAGAACTATTTATGCAGTTAGAAAGAGAGGGAATATTTATGGAAGATACAGCCTG CTTTTACTTGGCAGAAATCTCCATGGCTTTGGGGCATTTACATCAAAAGGGGATCATCTACAGAGACCTGAAGCCGGAGAATATCATGCTTAATCACCAAG GTCATGTGAAACTCACAGATTTTGGACTATGCAAGGAATCTATTCATGATGGAACAGTCACACACACCTTTTGTGGAACAATAGAATACAT GGCCCCTGAGATCTTGATGAGAAGTGGCCATAATCGTGCTGTGGATTGGTGGAGTTTGGGAGCATTAATGTATGACATGCTGACTGGAGCA CCACCATTCACTGGggagaatagaaagaaaacaattgacaAAATCCTCAAATGTAAACTCAATTTGCCTCCCTACCTCACACAAGAAGCCAGAGATCTGCTTAAAAAG CTGCTAAAAAGAAATGCTGCTTCTCGTCTTGGAGCTGGTCCTGGGGATGCTGGAGAAGTTCAG GCTCATCCATTCTTTAGACACATTAACTGGGAAGAACTTCTGGCTCGGAAGGTGGAGCCCCCCTTTAAACCGCTGTTG caatctgaagaggatgTGAGTCAGTTTGATTCAAAGTTTACACGTCAGACACCTGTTGACAGCCCAGATGACTCAACTCTCAGTGAAAGTGCCAATCAGGTCTTTCTG GGTTTTACATATGTGGCTCCATCTGTACTTGAAAGTGTGAAAGAAAAGTTTTCCTTTGAACCAAAAATCCGATCACCTCGAAGATTCATTGGCAGCCCGCGAACACCTGTCAG CCCGGTCAAATTTTCTCCGGGGGATTTCTGGGGAAGAGGTGCTTCAGCCAGCACAGCAAATCCTCAGACGCCTGTGGAATATCCAATGGAAACAAGTGGAATAGAGCAGATGGATGTGACAACAAGTGGGGAAGCATCAGCACCACTTCCAATACGACAGCCGAACTCTGGGCCATACAAAAAACAAGTTTTTCCCATGATCTCCAAACGACCAGAGCACCTGCGTATGAATCTATGA
- the RPS6KB1 gene encoding ribosomal protein S6 kinase beta-1 isoform X1, which produces MRRRRRRDGFYPAPDFRDREAEDMAGVFDIDLDQPEDAGSEDELEDGGQLNESMDHGGVGPYELGMEHCEKFEISETSVNRGPEKIRPECFELLRVLGKGGYGKVFQVRKVTGANTGKIFAMKVLKKAMIVRNAKDTAHTKAERNILEEVKHPFIVDLIYAFQTGGKLYLILEYLSGGELFMQLEREGIFMEDTACFYLAEISMALGHLHQKGIIYRDLKPENIMLNHQGHVKLTDFGLCKESIHDGTVTHTFCGTIEYMAPEILMRSGHNRAVDWWSLGALMYDMLTGAPPFTGENRKKTIDKILKCKLNLPPYLTQEARDLLKKLLKRNAASRLGAGPGDAGEVQAHPFFRHINWEELLARKVEPPFKPLLQSEEDVSQFDSKFTRQTPVDSPDDSTLSESANQVFLGFTYVAPSVLESVKEKFSFEPKIRSPRRFIGSPRTPVSPVKFSPGDFWGRGASASTANPQTPVEYPMETSGIEQMDVTTSGEASAPLPIRQPNSGPYKKQVFPMISKRPEHLRMNL; this is translated from the exons GGTCAGTTAAATGAAAGCATGGACCATGGGGGAGTTGGACCATATGAACT TGGCATGGAACATTGTGAGAAATTTGAAATCTCAGAAACTAGTGTGAACAGAGGGCCAGAAAAAATCAGACCAGAATGTTTTGAGCTACTTCGGGTACTTGGCAAAGGGGGCTATGGAAAG gTTTTTCAAGTACGGAAAGTAACAGGAGCAAATACTGGGAAAATATTTGCCATGAAGGTCCTTAAAAAG GCAATGATagtaagaaatgctaaagatacAGCTCATACAAAAGCAGAACGGAATATTCTGGAGGAAGTAAAGCATCCCTTCATTGTGGATTTAATTTATGCCTTTCAGACTGGTGGAAAACTCTACCTCATCCTTGAGTATCTCAGCG GAGGAGAACTATTTATGCAGTTAGAAAGAGAGGGAATATTTATGGAAGATACAGCCTG CTTTTACTTGGCAGAAATCTCCATGGCTTTGGGGCATTTACATCAAAAGGGGATCATCTACAGAGACCTGAAGCCGGAGAATATCATGCTTAATCACCAAG GTCATGTGAAACTCACAGATTTTGGACTATGCAAGGAATCTATTCATGATGGAACAGTCACACACACCTTTTGTGGAACAATAGAATACAT GGCCCCTGAGATCTTGATGAGAAGTGGCCATAATCGTGCTGTGGATTGGTGGAGTTTGGGAGCATTAATGTATGACATGCTGACTGGAGCA CCACCATTCACTGGggagaatagaaagaaaacaattgacaAAATCCTCAAATGTAAACTCAATTTGCCTCCCTACCTCACACAAGAAGCCAGAGATCTGCTTAAAAAG CTGCTAAAAAGAAATGCTGCTTCTCGTCTTGGAGCTGGTCCTGGGGATGCTGGAGAAGTTCAG GCTCATCCATTCTTTAGACACATTAACTGGGAAGAACTTCTGGCTCGGAAGGTGGAGCCCCCCTTTAAACCGCTGTTG caatctgaagaggatgTGAGTCAGTTTGATTCAAAGTTTACACGTCAGACACCTGTTGACAGCCCAGATGACTCAACTCTCAGTGAAAGTGCCAATCAGGTCTTTCTG GGTTTTACATATGTGGCTCCATCTGTACTTGAAAGTGTGAAAGAAAAGTTTTCCTTTGAACCAAAAATCCGATCACCTCGAAGATTCATTGGCAGCCCGCGAACACCTGTCAG CCCGGTCAAATTTTCTCCGGGGGATTTCTGGGGAAGAGGTGCTTCAGCCAGCACAGCAAATCCTCAGACGCCTGTGGAATATCCAATGGAAACAAGTGGAATAGAGCAGATGGATGTGACAACAAGTGGGGAAGCATCAGCACCACTTCCAATACGACAGCCGAACTCTGGGCCATACAAAAAACAAGTTTTTCCCATGATCTCCAAACGACCAGAGCACCTGCGTATGAATCTATGA
- the RPS6KB1 gene encoding ribosomal protein S6 kinase beta-1 isoform X2 gives MDCIESIDTLGQLNESMDHGGVGPYELGMEHCEKFEISETSVNRGPEKIRPECFELLRVLGKGGYGKVFQVRKVTGANTGKIFAMKVLKKAMIVRNAKDTAHTKAERNILEEVKHPFIVDLIYAFQTGGKLYLILEYLSGGELFMQLEREGIFMEDTACFYLAEISMALGHLHQKGIIYRDLKPENIMLNHQGHVKLTDFGLCKESIHDGTVTHTFCGTIEYMAPEILMRSGHNRAVDWWSLGALMYDMLTGAPPFTGENRKKTIDKILKCKLNLPPYLTQEARDLLKKLLKRNAASRLGAGPGDAGEVQAHPFFRHINWEELLARKVEPPFKPLLQSEEDVSQFDSKFTRQTPVDSPDDSTLSESANQVFLGFTYVAPSVLESVKEKFSFEPKIRSPRRFIGSPRTPVSPVKFSPGDFWGRGASASTANPQTPVEYPMETSGIEQMDVTTSGEASAPLPIRQPNSGPYKKQVFPMISKRPEHLRMNL, from the exons atggattgcattgaatctatagacaCTTTG GGTCAGTTAAATGAAAGCATGGACCATGGGGGAGTTGGACCATATGAACT TGGCATGGAACATTGTGAGAAATTTGAAATCTCAGAAACTAGTGTGAACAGAGGGCCAGAAAAAATCAGACCAGAATGTTTTGAGCTACTTCGGGTACTTGGCAAAGGGGGCTATGGAAAG gTTTTTCAAGTACGGAAAGTAACAGGAGCAAATACTGGGAAAATATTTGCCATGAAGGTCCTTAAAAAG GCAATGATagtaagaaatgctaaagatacAGCTCATACAAAAGCAGAACGGAATATTCTGGAGGAAGTAAAGCATCCCTTCATTGTGGATTTAATTTATGCCTTTCAGACTGGTGGAAAACTCTACCTCATCCTTGAGTATCTCAGCG GAGGAGAACTATTTATGCAGTTAGAAAGAGAGGGAATATTTATGGAAGATACAGCCTG CTTTTACTTGGCAGAAATCTCCATGGCTTTGGGGCATTTACATCAAAAGGGGATCATCTACAGAGACCTGAAGCCGGAGAATATCATGCTTAATCACCAAG GTCATGTGAAACTCACAGATTTTGGACTATGCAAGGAATCTATTCATGATGGAACAGTCACACACACCTTTTGTGGAACAATAGAATACAT GGCCCCTGAGATCTTGATGAGAAGTGGCCATAATCGTGCTGTGGATTGGTGGAGTTTGGGAGCATTAATGTATGACATGCTGACTGGAGCA CCACCATTCACTGGggagaatagaaagaaaacaattgacaAAATCCTCAAATGTAAACTCAATTTGCCTCCCTACCTCACACAAGAAGCCAGAGATCTGCTTAAAAAG CTGCTAAAAAGAAATGCTGCTTCTCGTCTTGGAGCTGGTCCTGGGGATGCTGGAGAAGTTCAG GCTCATCCATTCTTTAGACACATTAACTGGGAAGAACTTCTGGCTCGGAAGGTGGAGCCCCCCTTTAAACCGCTGTTG caatctgaagaggatgTGAGTCAGTTTGATTCAAAGTTTACACGTCAGACACCTGTTGACAGCCCAGATGACTCAACTCTCAGTGAAAGTGCCAATCAGGTCTTTCTG GGTTTTACATATGTGGCTCCATCTGTACTTGAAAGTGTGAAAGAAAAGTTTTCCTTTGAACCAAAAATCCGATCACCTCGAAGATTCATTGGCAGCCCGCGAACACCTGTCAG CCCGGTCAAATTTTCTCCGGGGGATTTCTGGGGAAGAGGTGCTTCAGCCAGCACAGCAAATCCTCAGACGCCTGTGGAATATCCAATGGAAACAAGTGGAATAGAGCAGATGGATGTGACAACAAGTGGGGAAGCATCAGCACCACTTCCAATACGACAGCCGAACTCTGGGCCATACAAAAAACAAGTTTTTCCCATGATCTCCAAACGACCAGAGCACCTGCGTATGAATCTATGA